The following are encoded together in the Primulina tabacum isolate GXHZ01 chromosome 18, ASM2559414v2, whole genome shotgun sequence genome:
- the LOC142532843 gene encoding glycosyl hydrolase 5 family protein-like yields MTTTFKKLVYELTPLIYEQHGVYTFNALPKVFDPKEQKTNTRMFFHLCFYVLVTQLFLLSTGALVAAQPLSTDSRWVVDESGHRVKLACVNWPSHLEVVVAEGLSKKPVDVISKEIIDMGFNCVRLTWPLFLFTNETLASTSVRQSFKNLGLTGSISGFQKNNPSIIDLTLISAYQAVVASLAKNNVMIVLDNHTSKPGWCCSKLDGNGFFGDVFFDPDVWIKGLTKVATIFNGTENVVAMSLRNELRGPKQNVNDWYRYMQKGAEAVHAANPNVLVILSGLKFDRDLSFLNKKPVSLSFTNKTVFELHWYGFSDGNAWQTGNPNQLCGEIVNDIKKEACFLIDQGYPLFLSEFGVDMRGTNVNDNRYLNCFLGWAAELDVDWALWTLTGSYYLRDGVVGFDETYGIYNWDWNGVRNISLLQKISVLQYPFRGPGYTEADEHKILFHPMTGLCVKKMSLLEPLVLGPCSKAEAWSYTSQKTLTIMGKYLCLQADDMQQPVKLGFICSDASSKWEAISDSEMHLSSKLRNGSTVCLDIDSDNAIVTSSCRCLNKSDHECDPGSQWFKIINSTRRTTDMNFFLAMNLMVRNIAKNLLSFIQLWHISTR; encoded by the exons ATGACTACCACATTTAAAAAACTCGTTTATGAACTTACACCACTAATATATGAACAGCATGGTGTTTACACATTCAACGCCCTCCCAAAAGTCTTTGATccaaaagaacaaaaaacaaATACGAGGATGTTCTTCCATCTCTGTTTTTATGTTTTGGTCACTCAACTTTTCTTGTTATCCACCGGAGCTCTCGTGGCGGCACAGCCACTCTCCACAGACTCGCGGTGGGTCGTGGATGAATCTGGCCATCGAGTGAAACTCGCCTGCGTTAACTGGCCGTCACATCTAGAAGTGGTGGTGGCGGAAGGGCTGAGCAAGAAACCTGTGGATGTTATTTCTAAAGAAATAATTGACATGGGATTTAACTGTGTGAGGCTAACATGGCCACTCTTCTTGTTTACTAATGAGACATTGGCTTCTACTAGTGTAAGACAATCTTTCAAGAATCTTGGGTTAACAGGTTCCATCTCAGGTTTTCAGAAAAATAATCCATCCATCATTGATCTTACTCTCATCAGTGCCTATCAG GCAGTGGTGGCTAGTCTTGCGAAGAACAATGTGATGATCGTGTTGGACAACCACACGAGCAAGCCCGGATGGTGTTGCAGCAAGCTTGATGGCAATGGTTTCTTCGGAGACGTGTTTTTTGACCCGGACGTGTGGATCAAGGGCCTAACCAAAGTTGCCACCATTTTCAATGGCACCGAGAATGTAGTTGCAATGAGCTTGAGGAATGAACTCAGAGGCCCTAAACAGAATGTCAATGATTGGTACAG GTAcatgcagaaaggagcagaagcagTGCACGCAGCAAACCCAAATGTTCTTGTCATTTTATCAGGGTTGAAATTTGACAGGGATCTTTCTTTTCTCAATAAGAAACCAGTTAGCTTAAGTTTCACCaacaagactgtatttgagctTCACTGGTATGGTTTCTCAGACGGCAACGCATGGCAAACAGGAAACCCAAACCAATTATGCGGGGAAATAGTAAATGACATTAAAAAAGAGGCGTGTTTCTTGATAGACCAAGGGTATCCGTTGTTTTTGAGTGAGTTTGGGGTGGACATGAGGGGAACTAATGTCAATGACAACAGGTACTTGAATTGCTTTCTGGGGTGGGCAGCTGAATTAGATGTGGATTGGGCATTGTGGACACTTACTGGGAGCTATTATCTTAGAGATGGAGTCGTTGGATTTGATGAAACTTATGGAATATATAATTGGGATTGGAATGGAGTAAGAAACATAAGTTTGCTTCAAAAGATATCTGTTCTTCAGTATCCTTTTAGAG GACCAGGGTACACCGAAGCAGATGAACACAAAATACTCTTTCATCCTATGACAGGCCTGTGTGTCAAGAAGATGTCGTTACTAGAACCACTGGTTTTAGGTCCATGTTCCAAGGCCGAAGCTTGGAGCTATACGAGTCAAAAAACCTTAACAATAATGGGTAAATATTTGTGTCTACAAGCAGATGATATGCAACAACCTGTAAAGCTCGGTTTTATCTGCAGCGACGCCAGTTCGAAATGGGAAGCTATTTCAGACTCTGAGATGCATCTATCTTCAAAACTTAGAAATGGTAGCACTGTTTGCTTGGACATAGATTCAGATAACGCAATTGTCACTAGTAGTTGCAGATGCTTGAACAAGAGCGACCATGAGTGTGACCCAGGAAGCCAGTGGTTCAAAATTATCAACAGCACTAGACGTACTACTGATATGAACTTCTTCCTAGCGATGAACTTAATGGTGAGAAACATAGCCAAGAATTTGCTTAGTTTTATCCAGCTGTGGCATATTTCGACAAGATGA
- the LOC142532742 gene encoding uncharacterized protein At3g49055-like — MMSSAEENDVLSDVEADDPVHIDIKTPESLSVENFREILAELDRERIAREAAENSKNDIQVSFNRLKVLCHEAIKKRDECSRQRDEAVNGKEEALRKLDSVSKELKEEIKLKEEALRQKDELLKQLEEVEKVREATRVEMETGSSMLVSGTEKISRKVSSYKDFSGNGLPKSNKYSGLPAVAYSVIKRTNDIVEELVKQIESSVKARNEARELVDHRNYEIAIEVSQLEATIGGLREEVAKKSEEIENLKQSIDEKNGKIAEFEREFFEKHDTIESELSRLRLLASDYESKMETQRPLLIDQLNFVSSIHEEMCKAMKIVDAKKSSELSESLFLAQESNEENIRASLAGMESIYELSKIVVEKTRDSIEDKTREVKSLSETITQLVNEKEQIGSLLRSTLSKRSSVDLSSKTNQLFKVAEKGLKEAGIDYKFSKFQPSKEKLGTGESEEDEVYALASALENIIKQSQLEIIELKHSVEELRKESSLYKEHVDAQAKELNEWRHRVEELEEKERVANENVEGLMMDIASAEEEIMRWKVAAQQEAAAGQAVEQEYVAQLAAARRELEEARQAVTESEKKLKFKEETAEAAMVARDAAEKSLKLADMRTSRLRDRVEELTRQLDELDTRGNSITGLSRPRYICWPWQWLGLNIVGSHRSETHQESANEMELSEPLL, encoded by the exons ATGATGTCGAGTGCCGAGGAAAACGATGTATTGAGCGATGTCGAGGCAGATGATCCGGTGCATATTGATATTAAGACACCAGAAAGTTTATCTGTGGAGAATTTTAGGGAAATTCTTGCAGAGCTTGATCGTGAGAGAATAGCTCGTGAGGCGGCTGAGAATTCGAAAAATGATATCCAAGTTTCGTTTAATCGGCTTAAGGTGTTGTGCCATGAGGCCATCAAGAAACGGGATGAGTGCTCACGGCAGCGTGATGAGGCAGTGAATGGGAAGGAGGAAGCTTTGAGGAAATTGGATAGTGTCAGTAAGGAGTTGAAAGAAGaaattaaattgaaagaagaggcATTGAGACAAAAAGATGAGCTTTTGAAGCAGCTAGAGGAGGTAGAGAAGGTGAGGGAGGCGACAAGGGTAGAAATGGAAACGGGGTCGTCAATGCTTGTCAGTGGCACTGAGAAGATATCAAGGAAGGTTAGTAGTTATAAAGATTTTAGTGGGAATGGGTTGCCAAAGTCTAATAAGTATTCTGGATTGCCAGCCGTGGCATATAGTGTGATTAAGAGGACAAATGATATCGTGGAGGAGCTTGTAAAACAGATTGAATCAAGTGTCAAAGCAAGAAATGAGGCTCGGGAATTGGTCGACCATAGGAATTATGAGATTGCCATCGAAGTTTCACAGCTTGAGGCAACAATTGGTGGGTTGAGAGAGGAAGTGGCGAAGAAAAGTGAGGAaattgagaatttgaaacaatCAATAGATGAGAAAAATGGGAAAATAGCTGAATTCGAAAGAGAATTTTTTGAGAAGCATGACACAATAGAGAGTGAGCTGTCAAGATTGAGATTATTGGCGAGCGATTATGAATCGAAAATGGAGACACAAAGGCCGTTGTTGATTGATCAATTGAATTTTGTGTCTAGTATCCATGAAGAAATGTGTAAAGCTATGAAAATTGTTGATGCTAAAAAATCATCAGAATTGTCTGAGTCCTTATTCCTTGCTCAAGAGTCAAATGAGGAAAATATTAGAGCGTCTTTAGCCGGAATGGAGTCCATTTATGAGTTGAGTAAAATCGTTGTGGAGAAAACAAGGGATTCAATAGAGGATAAGACTCGTGAAGTGAAAAGTCTGAGTGAGACTATTACGCAATTAGTAAATGAGAAAGAACAAATTGGCTCTTTATTAAGAAGTACATTGTCGAAGCGAAGTTCAGTTGACTTGTCATCTAAAACAAACCAACTGTTTAAAGTTGCAGAAAAAGGTTTGAAAGAGGCAGGTATAGATTATAAGTTCAGCAAATTCCAGCCTTCTAAAGAAAAATTGGGTACTGGCGAATCAGAGGAAGATGAAGTATATGCTCTG GCCAGTGCACTGGAGAATATCATTAAGCAGTCACAGCTTGAGATTATCGAGCTAAAGCATTCTGTGGAGGAACTAAG GAAAGAGTCAAGTTTATACAAGGAGCATGTAGATGCTCAAGCCAAGGAACTCAATGAGTGGAGACATCGTGTGGAAGAACTCGAAGAGAAGGAGCGAGTGGCAAATGAAAAT GTTGAAGGGCTTATGATGGATATTGCATCTGCAGAAGAAGAAATAATGCGCTGGAAGGTGGCAGCACAGCAAGAAGCTGCTGCTGGTCAAGCAGTGGAACAGGAGTATGTCGCCCAG TTGGCAGCAGCACGTCGAGAACTAGAGGAGGCAAGGCAAGCCGTAACCGAGTCAGAGAAGAAACTCAAATTCAAAGAAGAAACCGCAGAAGCTGCCATGGTAGCAAGAGATGCAGCCGAGAAGTCATTGAAGTTGGCAGATATGAGGACATCCAGGCTGAGGGATCGAGTGGAAGAACTCACACGTCAATTGGACGAACTCGATACACGGGGTAACTCAATAACCGGCCTAAGCAGACCTAGATACATCTGCTGGCCATGGCAATGGCTTGGTTTAAATATTGTAGGCTCTCATCGCTCTGAAACACATCAAGAATCTGCGAATGAAATGGAACTCTCTGAACCACTTCTTTGA